The proteins below come from a single Candidatus Chlamydia sanziniae genomic window:
- the rpmF gene encoding 50S ribosomal protein L32 — translation MAVPRNRHSNARKNIRRNHHAKKTRNGAICNNCKQMFLPHTVCASCGFYNGKVVMTMERN, via the coding sequence ATGGCAGTACCACGCAATCGACATAGTAATGCAAGAAAAAATATTCGCAGAAATCATCATGCAAAAAAAACTCGTAATGGAGCTATATGTAACAATTGCAAACAGATGTTTCTTCCTCACACTGTATGTGCTTCTTGTGGCTTTTATAATGGCAAAGTCGTTATGACTATGGAAAGAAATTAA
- the plsX gene encoding phosphate acyltransferase PlsX: MKVRIGLDLMGGDHSPLVVWEVLVDVLRSQAPNQELVFTAFASQDVQEEIAERFPMNEFPKIVAASSFVSMEDSPLAAIRKKSSSMALGLDYLQMDEIDAFISTGNTGALITLARAKIPLFPTILRPALLVSVPTMVGEVVILDVGANISVKPEEMIDFARMGIAYRHCLGRTGQITIGLLNIGSEERKGTEAHRQIFHMLRETFGDAFLGNIESSSVFRGHADVIVTDGFTGNIFLKTVEGVFDFLRHILGDKIETDIQHQLDYTFYPGSMVCGLSKLVIKCHGKACGQSLFHGILGSIDLAQARVCKGIFANLT; the protein is encoded by the coding sequence ATGAAAGTGCGCATTGGCTTAGATCTAATGGGTGGAGATCATTCTCCTCTTGTTGTTTGGGAGGTGCTAGTTGATGTGCTTAGATCTCAGGCTCCTAATCAGGAGTTAGTTTTTACTGCGTTTGCTTCTCAAGATGTCCAAGAAGAGATAGCAGAGAGATTCCCAATGAATGAGTTCCCAAAAATTGTAGCTGCAAGTAGTTTTGTTTCTATGGAAGACTCTCCTTTGGCAGCAATTCGCAAGAAGTCTTCCTCAATGGCTTTAGGTTTGGATTACCTACAAATGGATGAAATTGATGCCTTTATTTCTACTGGAAATACAGGAGCATTGATTACTTTAGCTCGAGCTAAAATTCCTCTCTTCCCCACAATACTGCGTCCTGCCCTTCTCGTGAGTGTCCCCACAATGGTAGGTGAGGTAGTAATTTTAGATGTGGGAGCAAATATTTCTGTAAAACCCGAAGAAATGATTGATTTTGCTCGTATGGGCATAGCCTATAGGCATTGTCTCGGTAGAACAGGACAGATTACAATTGGATTGCTTAATATTGGTTCAGAAGAGCGTAAAGGTACAGAAGCTCATCGTCAAATCTTCCATATGCTACGTGAAACTTTTGGAGACGCTTTTTTAGGTAATATAGAAAGTAGCTCTGTATTTAGAGGTCATGCAGATGTAATAGTTACGGATGGCTTTACAGGAAATATTTTTCTTAAAACAGTAGAAGGTGTTTTTGATTTTTTGCGTCATATTTTAGGAGACAAAATTGAAACCGACATTCAACATCAATTAGATTATACTTTTTACCCAGGATCTATGGTGTGTGGACTTTCTAAACTCGTAATTAAATGTCATGGTAAAGCCTGTGGACAATCTTTATTTCATGGAATTTTAGGATCTATAGATCTTGCTCAGGCACGTGTATGTAAAGGTATTTTTGCTAACTTAACATAA